In the Mobula birostris isolate sMobBir1 chromosome 25, sMobBir1.hap1, whole genome shotgun sequence genome, TTTTCCAGAACAAAGCTTCTGGTACCCTCTGCTCTTCTAGAAAACACATATGAACCGTGGTTGTCCTTGAACAAAGCTGATGTTACCCAATCGGCTGCTCTGGAGCAATGGCTTCATGGTGCACTGCTGCTCTAGAACAGACCTGCACACACTTCAACTTTTCTAGAGAAAATCCATGGTAATATTCAGCTATACTAGAGTAAAATTTCTATTCCTCTATAATCCTCGCTGCTCAAGAACAAAACTTTATACGCCTTTAGTTGTTCTCAAACAACACCTCCATGGTTTTGGCTGTTTTAGAACAGAGCCCCAACAACACACTGTTGTTCCAGAACAAGTCATCCATTATCTTCTGTCATTCTCAAACAAAGCATCACTATAATCATCCTGTGGTGACTCAGCTTAGACAACTGATCTGGTTTTCTCAGTGtttcaggtatattgctcattaAAATGGGAGCCAGCTTTCGTCTGTCAACCGAGGGGCAACAATAttgtaataagtaaataaaaagaaTAATTTACCAAAGGGGTGGCTCCCCGATGAGTCCTGGTGTAATGTAGCTCAGATTCAGTGACATAATCTGAGCGGCcagggagaggaggtgtaggtGTTTTTGGGGGGGGAGGTCTAATTTGTATCTCCTCATGGTTGCTGTATTGTAGAGTCTAAGCTGATTACTCAGTGGATTGTGACAGGCTCAATAATCCAAGTTAACAGTTTGGGTTTATACATTGCCTCAGCCAGTTCACAGAGGCACCAGACAGCGAGCCATGTACAGAGGGTTTAAGACAGGTGACTGAAAGATTTGaaaaagtccaaggtccaattctAAAGATAAAATTAAACTGTGTgtaataacatttttaaaaataacactCTGACAGATCGGGGAAGCTATACTAAACCAAATGAGAATCAACTGcactttaaaaagaaaagaagtaCTTTCCAGCTTACTTGACGTGGTTTACTTTCCTGGCATGGTGTAGAAGAGGTAATCAGTTTAATCCCAACAGTGCTGGGTTCCAGTACTGATTCACAGGCTGGCTCAGTGTCAGCCTCTGCTTCAAACTCTGTAAAGTATCCTGAAGGGGTCAGGGAACAAGAACTCCCCACAAACTCACTGTAAAGTATCACAATCAAATCCCCTAACAAAGAGGGCATCAGAATTGGCACCTGCCCTTCATAATAGAGCACCAGGCTTACCCAGACAATACCCAACCACCCCACATCCTTCAGACATCGAGGCAGCCTCGTCCAGGATGACGACAATTTGTCCAAGTTATCGTAGTCACAATGCTCTTTTTGGCAAATGCAGTTGATAGAAAGGCTGGCTTGTCATTCAGCATTAGGTCACAggaagagggggggggggagggagggagggagagagggagagggagggagagagggggagggagggagagagagagagagacagacagacagagacagaggaaggAGGGAAGGTGATTAAAAgtggaagggaaggagaaagagtGGGAGACAAGAAGaggtacagagacagagagaaggagaaggggtGTCAGGCAGCTGTTGGGAAACGAGAGAGAGtggaaggggtggggaagggagctGTGTGGTGCCGCTGCTGAATCTGTTCTCAGTTCACCACGTCCTGTTCAGAAGTTTGATGACCTCTTCGTAAATAACAAAGACAATGGCCACGTCCAGGCACACTCTGCCCAGGCGCGGAACCGTCCCTTTGTAGAACCTGCCGCACACAAGGCAACAGCCGCTTAGACGCTTTGAAAGTCTGAAAGTGTGGAATTAGGACAGGGTCAACATGCTGCTACTTACGCAAAGGGCCCCTCGTTTCTCAGAATCTGATATGCACAATCCACTGTGTTCTTGTACTTGTGCGACTCAAGGCCCTGCAAAAAGGTGCAGTAAAAGACAGAAATGATCACGTCAGGGTAAGGACTCCTCACATCCTGCAGGCAGCAAAGTCTTAATCTTAATCTTGATGATATTTATCATGTTGAGCCTCAGTGGCTGTGATTATACAAGGATGaagaatcaactttattcaccatatacattgcCATTATTCGGAATTAGCTGTGGCGTTTTGGTCAGGGAGCAACATGCAACAGAAACACACCATTAAGAATGCATTAAATAACAAGACTACACACTGAAAATATAGGcgagttaaaagtaaattttattttttttaaagacaTATCAGTGTGAAAGCTGTTGCTGAGCTTGAATAAGAACATTAAACTGTAATGTGATATGAAAATGTCTGTGATTTCTATTGGTGACAAAGTCACAGGTACTGCTAATATTACTGTGGTTTGTTAGCGGCATTCTTCATTGAAGGAAATGCTAATTTTCAGTTAGACCTTTGTGAAGGCAAAGATATATTTTTTTCACAGACCCCTGGAATCTATCCACCAACCCCTGATCCCAGGTTAAGAACTCCAGGTTCAGAAGGATATGGGACTGGCTCAGATGGACACTTTGGTCagtatggaccagttgggctgaaagaTCTTTCCCTTTCATGTGCCTTTATGATACAAACAGGTGGAGGTGGTGGACAGCAGATAGCACCTGGTCTCAAACTGAGCAGGCGCTAATGGCAGGACTTCTTCACATGGTGGAATGAAAACCTGGAACAGATTTCTGGGTTGGAGTGGAGGAAGGAAACTGACTGGTGAAGGAAAACCAGTGGATGGTCTTTAAACAGCGGGAGCTCCGTCACAGTTCATTGGTAATCTACCAATGTACGTATAAATCTCCATatactgtacaaccctgagattcattttcttgcatggatttacagtagaacaaagaaatacaatagaatcaatgaaaagccacatacacacacacacagactgacaaacaaccaatgtgcaaaacagacGGCCAAACTCGAATCCGCCTCCAGATCTGGTGGTTGGTTGTACAAAAGGCCTTTCCTTTCCCCACTGGAAGTAATTCACAACAGGACTCCGTCCCCTCACTCACCCTCTGCTCCTTTCCgttcccgtcctgatgaagggtctcagcctgaaacatcgactgttcattcccctccatggatgatgctgcccgacctgctgagccccatcagcattttttgcgtgttgctcatctgcagaatctcttgtgtttaggtcaCCAGAGAGGGCCCTGCTGTCTGTCTGGGAGAGGAATGTCAGATGTGAAACCAGACAAGCCTGACTCCAGGGGGCTTAACTCCGGTCCAGCTCTTCTATCCTGGCTGGCAAAAGGTCCCCGACCAAATTCTGCAGCAGGCTGCTTTGGAGGCAGTGAGGCTGCATGGGACTGCATGAGACTATAGCCCAATtgatacttctgcgtcaaatgtacgccgtaggtacagcGTAGCCACGCACCCTACGCTGTTGTCTACGCCGAACCCTACGCCTTAGcttaacgcgcacctctcccaaaatgtaactacacattgcagcgacgcagaccgcaacaactgtgattggtctgcttggtagcatcgcatttcctcctacacatttctggttgcttcttctccgccatttcagaattgagagagaagaaactcttgttcaacatttattagctccaactccaacatgatgcgctcagtttcactcgccattgtttgaagtacaggaagaaactcaacacagtggcatagaaaccccatctccaactagtgttttggcggtgaattgcagagcgacgcagacacaccaacgcacaagtataaatgctcacaatggcgtagcccacttgcgtaggctacagcATAGCCGGTATGCACAAGTATAGATCAACCTTAAGTGGGACTGTGGGGGATTGTGTAGGACTGCACAGAACTATACAGGACTGTGTAGGACTGCATAGAACCATATAGTACTGTGTGGGACTGTGTAGGACTGTAGAATAGTATGAGACTGTGTGGGACTATGTAGGGCTGCAGGGGACAATGAGAGACTATGGGGGTTCGTGCAGTACTATATAGAACCAtctgccaacagaaggcaaaatataagaCCTCGTGGATGCACCCTCGCTCTAAACATTGGCACATGATCGACTTCATCATTGTGAGACATAATGACATCAGGGATGTTCTCATCACccgtgccatgagaggtgcagagtgctgGACTGAGCACTGTATGATTGTGGCCAAGCTCCATATGAAAGTGCGTCCCTCCTTGCGGCcgcaaaaaaacaataaaaagcgGTTAAATTGCAACCACCTGAGAAATACAGAAGCAAGAAGTGAGTTTCAACGCATCCCAGCTGAGAAACTAAGGGActggaaccttctctggactcagaaaataccatggaacaacAGTGGACCTATATCAGCCCAATCCATTGGCCATAAGAGCAGGAACCACTGAGACTGGTTCGATGataactcagacaccatccacaacttgcttaaggacatgcacaaagcacaccgGGCAGCTTTAGACAACCTGTTATCCACCAGCATCAGGCAGAATTGGCAGGCAGCTCGGAAGAAAGTACAAAAGGCAACACAGGCCATACAAAATGagtggtggactgaaaaggcacatgAAATCCAGTTCTTTGCCGATAATAATGACATACATAACttttacaatgctgtcaaaaccatctacAGCCCAATAAATGATGCAttactcccctgaaaacagcagatggtctaacacttctgaagaatcagaataccattctgctgaggtgggctgagcattttaacaccctgcttaatcaggactctgacGCAGACCCCACCATCCCGGACgaactgcctgaacttcctcctattcacgacctcagtctaccaccaaccttccaggaggttctaccagctgtccattcccttaagaacaaGTCCCCTGGCAgtgacaatatccctgctgagttactgaagaacggagggtacatgtgtatgcgcaccctctaccagtacatcgccaaggcctggactgatgagaacatcccacagcaatggagaaatgcaaacattgTTGTGatttataagaacaagggtgacaaggccatctgtgtcaatagtaggggcatatcactcctttctgttgctggaaaggtcctggctaaggtgatgcttcagagaatCATTAGCAACATCATCAAGTCAATGCTGCCCGAATCacagtgtggatttaggaagaacaggagcacgatcgacatgatcttcacagcccggcagcttcaggaaaagtgccgggagcaatatcaggacctgtttatggcctttgtcgacctctccaaagcattcgacaccatgcaaagagagctcttatgggatgtcctccttaGGTTTGGCTgccccaataaatttgttaacatcctccgcCAGCTCCATGATGGGATGACTGCTCaggtgaccataggaggacaagagtctGAGCCCCTCCTTGCacgcacagggatgaggcaggggtgtgtactAGCGCTAGTGCTCTTTAACAgcttcctcttgtgtgttaccaagcttctccacaacgagattgaagacagcagccgtgtggcagtggacgtcagattagatggcaacctctttgacatcaggaggctccacgcaaTCACCAAACTCTGTAGAGAGTGGGttctggagctgcagtatgcagatgactgtgctcttgtggcccacactccggaggatcttcagactgtccttgctgtggcggtgagagtgtacagcaggatggggctgactgtcaatacccccaagacagaagtggtttgccagtggagtaccagtgtcccacccactctacgtgccttcactgttggtgatgaaaagctgtcagtagtgccatctttcaaatatctggggagcattctctctgaggatagcggcattgacaacgacatccagagccgcattaaacaggcatcagctgcctttgggagacttcagcgtagagtctttcagaacaggagccttcgtccctccacaaaggtcaccatataccaagcggtctgtgtcagcaccctcctttatagctgtgaagcttgggtaacctacagccatcacatcaagtccttggagcgcttccacaagctgcctccagcgcatcctgggaattacctggtgtgagtgggtgcctcacactgaaatacttgtaaagaccaactgcaggagtattgaggccatgatcacccagcgtcagctgcagtggctggggcacgtgataaggatgcccccatgtcggctaccccacagagtgttatacggccagctacatcatggtcgacgctcagctggagggccgaagaagcgctataaggatcagatgaagaatgctttaaggaaatgcaagatcagacccgaggacctggaggatgttgctgctgaccgtaccacttggcgacagctgtgtagggacagggtttgtattctggagatggaaagaacaaccagaagacagcagaagagagccaggagaaatgcagccatggttgccaccactaccacatatacacgttccacctgcaatagagcttgtgggtccaggataggactgtatagtcatcaaagatctcaccgttaaaggagtggatgtcatcatcggatttcgatggacaactgaAGAAGTATAGAACCACTCAGGACTGCAGAGGGCACTACAGGGGACCGAATCTGtgaagttcattgccacagatggctgtggagaccaggtcagtgggcagaggttgatagattgactaggcagggcatcaaaggttccagggagaatgcaggagaatggagttgagagagataataaatcagccatgatagaatgacagagcagacctgatgtgccaaatgacccaattctgttcccatgtctaaTGAGTCAGAGGTTTTCTATTCTACTGCAGAGAACAAGAGACTTCCAATTGAAGGACTTGCTCAAGACAATCTCTTCCTCTTTCTCAGCAGGTTACACTGGGTGCTGAGTTGGCTAACATTCCATTGTAGAACAACATCCAGGAATTTCTCACTGTGCACAGCAGCACCCAAGCTTCCCAATGCTTTCTTTAAGCATTCTAATCTACAACAGACACTGAACCATTACAGATCTCACTACAGCAGCTCCCTTCCCACCTGCATCCGTGTCTTCAGCACATCCAGGGGGGTGTTCCCAAAGACGCTGGCTGCTCCTGCACTGGCTCCAAACACAGCTGTGATGAATGGGCTGATGGATTTATGAGGGTCCTCACCTGTAATTACAGAACAGGTTTGGTTGAATGAGCTACGacatttctctttggagcgaaggaggatgagaagtgacaagatagaggtgtacaatatgataagaggcatagatcaagtggacagccagagacattatCCCAGGCCAAAAATGGCTAATGCGAGggagcataactttaaggtgattggacgaAAGTATAAGGGAAGTGTCAaagtagggttttttttaaacacagagtggcAAGGTGATGGAACACACTGCATGCAGATACATTCAATCATTCATTATGAGCCATCTcttatgattgttcttggcaaatcttttgtcagaagtggtttgccattgccttcttctgggcaatgtctttacaagacgaaTGACCTCAGCTTTTCTCAATACTCTTcagtgattgtctgcctggtgtcagtggttgcatatgcaccacttgtgatctgcactggttgctcatacgaccatccaccacctgctcccatggcttcacgcgaCCCTGATCACGGGGcctaagcgggtgctacaccttgcccaagggtgacctgctggctagtggagggaaggagcaccttacacctcctttggtagagaactACATTCACCCTGCCACCTGATATATTTGGGATATTTACAACGTTCTTACATAGGTACATAGACGATAGAAAAATGGGTAGCTATGTGGGCTGGAATGGTTAGAGAAggttattccttttaccaaaatgcattattgcacatttcccaatactgtattccatctgccactattttgccattcttccaatttgtctaagtcctgctgcaatcgcattgtttcctcagcactacctacccctccacctaccttcgtattatccacaaactttgccacaaagccatcaattccatcatccatatcattgacaaacaatgagaAAAGCAGTGGTTCCAAAGCTGACCccagaggaacaccactagtcactggcagccaaccagaaaaaacctcctttattcccactcactgcctcttgcctgtcagccattccactatccatgccagcatatttcctgtaacaccacagtaTTTTATCTtttgccttctgaaaatgcaagtaagcgacatctactgcctctcctttgtccaccctgcttgttacttcctcaaagaatttgtcaggcaagatttcccctcacagaaaccatgctgactttgacttattttattattagtctccccaagtaccccaaaacctcatcattaataataaactccagcactttcccaaTTACTAAGGTGAGGCTAACTggccgataatttcctttcttttgtcttaaagagtggagtgacatttgtaattttccagtcctccaggaccatgccagaatcaggtgattcttgaaagatcatgaccaacgcatccattatttcttcagcaacctctctcaggaccctGGAATGTAGTTCATCTAGTCCAAGTAGGCTCAagctcaagctgctctaaaaagccatctcacaggcattcaacaaactcccactcttgcaatccaacaccaGCCTgagtttcccaatccccttgcatattgaattaTCTTATTACAATTGTACATtacccttattaaatgccttttccagctccctttgcaatctcaaccccacatcttggctactatttggagacctATATATGATTGTGATGCAGagtgggagaccgtttcgctgaacgacacagactgggagactgtttcactgaacacctacgctctgtctgccagagaaagcaggatctactaaattgcattactaaatgacaataaaagaggactgcatgtcctcataatctaatctaatctaatctcccagtggccacacattttaattccacatcccattctcattctgatatgtttatccatggcctcctctactgtcaagatgaagacacactcaggttggaggaacaacaccttatgttccatctgggtagcctccaacctgatggcatgaacattgacttctctaacatccgttaatgccccacctccccttcttaccccaccccttatttatttatttatttatttatctaattgtctgcttgtttgtttatttatttcccttttttccctttctctctgtccctcccacaataactccttgcctgctctccatcctccggtgctcccctccccctttctttctccttaggcttcccgtcccatgatcctctcccttctccagccttgtatcccttttgccaatcaactttccagctcttagctccatccctccccctcctgtcttctcctatcatttcagatctcccccctccctcccactttcaaatctcttactatcttttctttcagttagtcctgacgaaggatctcagcctgaaacgtcgactgtgcctcttcctatggatgctgtctagcctgctgcgttcaccagcattttgtgtgtgttgctatgattACCATGTTtatttcacccttgcagtttcttaatttcacccacaaagattcaacattctctgacctatgtgacctctttctaaagatgtgattccatctcttaccaatacagccacaccaccacctctgccttcctgcctgtccttcaaTACAAAGtctatcctttgatgttaagctcccaactccgaccttctttcagccacgactcactgatgcccacaacatcatatccaCCAATCTTTAATTATGCCGAgcattcatccaccttattccgaatactacgcatttaaatacagcatcttcagttctgcattcttcgctcttttgaattttgcctctgtggtacaatttaactttttGTTCTTTCTGCATttatacccaatcattggcttgtccttccttatattCATGTTACCCCTATCATCTACTTTTAAACTTGCTGGGTCATCATCAGCTCTATCACACTGGCTCCTATCCCCCTGCCattttagtttaaaccactcccaacagctctagtaaacctgcccgcaagaatattggaccccctcagattcaagtgcaacccaccccttttgtagaggtcatatctgcaccaggtgagGTCCCAActttccagaaatctgaatctctgccccctgttccaattcttcagccatgcatttattcgCTACCTCATTCTAtacctatcctcactgtcacgtggcacaggcagcaatcctgacatttctactttgaggtcctgcttctcagcttccttcctaacaccCTGTATTCTTTttccaggacctcatccctttttctttctattttgttggtactaatatgtaacacaccttctggctgctcaccctcccttttccggatattgtggacgcgttcAGAAACATCATAGAGCCTGAAACCTGGAAGGCGATCTATCTGTTCCTTttagcatccacagaatcacctgtctgtccccatgactatagagtcccctattgcTGCTGCTGTCCTTTTCAGTtacctacccttctgagctacagggccagacccGGAGCCAGAGGCACGGCCGCTGCGGCtccccccaggtaggtcatcacCCCCGCTGTTGAGGAGGgccacattctctctccctctcctgacCGATCCTTCAACCTTCTCCAAGataaacacacatgaaatgctgggagaagggggaggaggggcactgggggaaggtgaggagaggagaagaggcaagaggccagagtggggaacagaagaggaaACGAGGAGGGAAAAGTATTACCAGAGGGAGAAATTgtcattcatgccatcaggttggaggctacctcgaTGGAACGTGAGATATTGCTCCTCCACTGAGACCGGCCTCACGGTGGCAGAACCCCCAGATAAACCTCACCCACCCTTCCCACATAGcaatccatttttctttcattgatGTGTCATTTCAGAGCAACTTCTAAGGCAACCATGGCAAAGTGAGGCATGGTGGCTGGGAGCATCCTGAACTCGGAATGGCTGAACTCCTCTATCTGCACTGACCCCTGGCTTTGGCTGAGAGCAATCCCAGTCAAAGTAAaccttattatcagagtatgtatacacCACCccgagaacacgagttgtagaatccttgaaagtgagtctataggttgtggaatcagttcagagttggggagggtgaagttatccactctggttcaggagcctggtggttgaactgttcctgaacctggtggtgtgggacctaagggtcgtgtacctcctccccaatagtagtagtgagaagagagcggtGGTTACGGGACAAAGTAGTGGGGACAGAGATCCAGTAACCAGTTCTCTGGACCATTGGGATTTGCCACTCACCTTTATACCAATTTTGCAGCATTGTCATCACCGAGAAACGGATTGCTTGGTTTGAGCCCTGTTTGAGGATGGTGGCTGTCACACCCTGGTATGTGCCGCGAAGCCCTGAAAGCCAAGAGTTGAGAGATTATCCTCTTTGCTGCTTACATGGTCTCAATGAAaggttatctttatttgtcacatgcacatcaaaacatggaaacacaaagtgaaatgtgtcgtttgtgtcaacaaccaactcaGTCTGAGGATGgcctggggcagcccgcaagtatcaCCATGTTTCCAGCGCCAGTATAGCACAGACGCGAAGGatgtggagggcaatggtccaagtGTAGGTCAATGGCACCAggaaaaataataatgaggcatggactagatgggctgaagggcctggtcctgtgttgtactgctctgtgacgtGAGCAAATCAATGTC is a window encoding:
- the LOC140187695 gene encoding tricarboxylate transport protein, mitochondrial-like, encoding MLQELSRPGSVHGEEYRFGVFESLKNHLVNENGVLSNQRSLLCGLGAGVAEAVLVVCPMETVKVKFIHDQNSANPKYRGFYHGVRKIIQEQGLRGTYQGVTATILKQGSNQAIRFSVMTMLQNWYKGEDPHKSISPFITAVFGASAGAASVFGNTPLDVLKTRMQGLESHKYKNTVDCAYQILRNEGPFAFYKGTVPRLGRVCLDVAIVFVIYEEVIKLLNRTW